The Myxococcales bacterium nucleotide sequence CGAACTGGCCCAGGTCGTAGGCATAGGCGCGATTGGTTTTTTCGGACAAATTGATTTCGTTCGTACAGGCCACCAGAAACTTCTCAACCGCAGTAAGTAGATCCATGGGTATTTATCTCCTCTCATTCCTTTTTTGCCGAGACATCGCTACGACGACCAATCTTTGTTTGCCCTCTCGGCCATGCAATTAGTCAGGTTGGCGTCTGATTATCCTCGTTTGACGATCCTGTTTTTCTTTGGCATTGCCGCTTGTTTTCTTTTGTCTTCCTGCCCCCTCCCTTCTGTATCCCCCACACCAAAAGGTTGACGTTACGTTTTTATCGAAAATCGACCATTATCGGATTGATTCTCATCGCCAAATTACTGAAAAATCCAATTATTTCGAGGCGTTAGACGTAATAAAACCAGCCCTCGCCACTTTTACCAATTATTGTTCGGCCGTATTATTACCTGGATTGGAGGAGCTTGTCAATCTTATTTTTTGATAAGTAACTTCCGTGGACCGGCGAGTACACGGAAAAATTTATCACCTTGATTTTACTGACTTTTTTCTTTCAATCCTCATTCAAACCGGCCGAAAAATGCCCGCTTGGAATAATCTGCCGGGGCCGAATTATTCCAGATTGTGCGTTGACCCCGGGTTTGTTTCAATCGTCGGCTTCCAAATACTCCAGTAAAATCCGGTTGTCGTAGTGCGGATAACCGAGTTTCGCCGCCAGTTCGGCGCCCGTCAGGCGGTTGGCTTCCGCCCACAGCCCGGTCAGAAAGGCGCCGGCCTTAGGATTTTCCCACCAGAGCTTGCCGAAGTTTTTCCGCAGATGATGATCGAGCATCGCCTCGAGATAAAACGCCTGCACGTAATCGGCGGCGTACAAGAACGGATCCAGATCGGTTAGATAGCGCGTGGCTTCCTCGTCGTTCAGTTGGAAACCGTAGGCCTTGCTCAGCCAATATTGATAGCGCTGCCGCGGATTTTCGGCGCCGCGGTGAAATTCCGTTTCGTAAAGCAGCTTGGCCATGTAGCGCCGCGCCATGTAGAACCGGCCGAATTTCACCCGCTGATGGATCTTTTGCCGTTCGGCCGGCGGCATCGTCGTGTACTTTTTCAGCCAGGCGTCGCGGTCGGGCAACGACTGCATCAAGTAGGCATAGCCCTCGGTGACGGCGTTGGAACCGAGTTGTTGGAATTCCCAGACGGGATTTTTGCCGTGCGCGAAATGCAGGGCGTGGCCGAAGTCGTGGAACAGGGCCGAGTAATCGTCGTAGCCGCCGATCGGCTTGATGGTCAGCCGCACATCCGCGGGCACCTTCACCGAGAAGCACGCCGCGCGCGGATTCTTTTTCGGCAGCGGCTCGTCCTGCACCAGAATTTTGTGGCGCGCCACGTCGCCGACGCCCAATTTATCGAAGGTCGCGAACGCCGCGGCCATCAGCTTGTCGGCCGGGAAATAGGCGTCGAATTCCTTGTTGCCCAGCAGCCGGCCGATGTCGCTACGCCGGAAATCCCGGCGCGGAATCGGGCTGACCTCGTCAAACAGCTTCAGGTAGGCCGTCTCCGACTGGTCGATGAACTCACGGCCGCGCCCCAGCAGCTCCTCCAGGTCGAACATCCGGTAGGCGACCGACAGGTCGAGATAATCCCGGTAGCCCAGGTCGACGGCCAGCCGGTGCCCGGCGTCGAAGATGCGCTGCAGGATCACCTGGTTGAGCAGGCCGTAGATCCGGTATTCCTCTTTCGACAATTCCGCACGCTTTGCCGGGTCGGCCTGGTTGGCGATGATGCCGCGCAGGTTAAAGTACGGCACGAGCTTGCCGTCGACCAGCACCATCTCGTTCGCCTCGAGATCGGACTCGATGTCCCACAGCACGGCGGTTTCGTTGTTGATGTATTCGATTTCGAGGTAACGCAGGAAATAGCCGAGCGCCCGCTTCTCCTCGGGAACGGTCGCCGCGGCCATCGCCGCCTTGACCTGGGCGATCGTATCCCGCCCGAACAGCTCGCGGTGGGCGCGGTAGAGGCCCGCCTGCTCGCTGGGTTTGCCGAAGACATAGGTTTGCCACAGCATCTCGTTCTGCTGAATCAGCAGCTCCTCGGCCTCGGCGCGCCGCTCGGCGACGGTTTTCCCGCCGGCGGCCAGGGCCGCGGCCGCGCCCATTAAAAGCAGGGCCGCCGCCAACAGACCGAACCAGAATTTGCCGCGTTTCGTCGCTTGCCTCATCGGGTTCTCCTTCGCGTCAATCCTTGACCACGCCCAGGTTTTTCCGGCCGCCGGCCTGGCAGACCGTCACCGCGGTCAGGTCGAGAATCGTCTCGGGATCGCTGCTGCGCTGCAACACGTTGAAGGCGCCGTTGATGCCGATCAGCAGCGGGCCGATCGCCGCCGCGCCGCCCAGCTCGCGCAGCAGTTTGTAGGCGGCGTTGCCGCTCATCAGGCCGGGGAAAATCAGCACGTTCGCCTCGCGGGTCATGCACGAGAACGACCAATGCTGCTGCAGGCGCTCGTAATTGACCGCCAGGTCCGCCTGCATCTCGCCGTCCACCTCGAGATCGGGCCGCAGCTCCCGCACCAGCCGGGTGGCCTCGATCATCTTGAGCGGCAAGGGCTCGTCGCGCACGGTGCCGAAATTGCTGTAGGACAGCATCGCCACGCGCGGCTTCACGCCGAAAAACGACGCCAGGTCGGCCGTCATCGAGGCGATGCACGCCAGTTCCGCCGCCGAGGGATTGTCGTTGACGGCGCAGTCGGCGAGAAACACCACGCGGTTCTTGAACAGCATCATGAAGGCACCGGCCACGACGCAGGCGTCCGACCGCTTGCCCATGGTCTGCAGCACCGGCCGGATGGCGTCCGGGTAGCGCCGCGCCGCGCCGCCGATCAAGCCGTCGGCCTCGCCCAGGCGCACCATCAGCGCTCCGACGTACATCGTGTCCTTGCGCAGCCAGTGGCGCGCCTCGATCTCGGTCATGCCCTTGCGCTGGCGCATCGCGTACAGGGTTTGGACGTACTTTTCGAAGTTCGGCGACCGCGCGGGGTCGATCAACTCGCAGCCTTCCAGATTGACCCGCAGTTTTTTCGCCTCCCGTCGGATCACCGCCTCGTCGCCCAACAGGACCGGCGTGGCGATTCCTTCCTCGACGATCAGATGCGCGGCGCGCAGGATGTTGAGGTCGTCGCCCTCGGGGAAGACGATCCGCTTCCGCTCGCCCTTGGCGATGTTGACGATGTTGCGCATGATCCAGTGCGCCGGGCCGAGCAGCCGCTCGAGGCGGTCGCGGTACTGCTCGCAATGAAAATCCTTCACCCGGGCCACGCCCGTTTCGATGGCCGCCTTGGCCACCGCCGGCGCCACCCACAACAACACGCGCGGATCGAACGGTTTGGGAATGATGTAATCGCGGCCGAAGGAGAAATGGCGGCCTTCGTATGCCTTGGCCACCGATTCCGGCACGTCCTGCCGGGCCAGCGCGGCCAGTGCCTTGGCGGCGGCGATCTTCATTTCGTCGTTGATGGCGCGGGCGCGCACGTCCAGGGCGCCGCGGAAAATGAACGGGAAGCCGAGCACGTTGTTGACCTGGTTCGGGAAGTCGGAACGGCCGGTGGCGATGATCGCGTCGGGTCGCGCCTCGCGGGCCACATCCGGCATGATCTCCGGATCGGGATTGGCCATGGCGAAGATGATCGGGTCCTTGGCCATCGACCGCAGCATGTCCGGCTTCAAGGCTCCGCCGACCGAGACGCCCAGAAAGACGTCGGCGCCGACCAAGGCTTCGGTCAAGGTGCGCGCCGTGGTGTCCGCCGCCCATTTTTCCTTGTAGGGATTCATGTTTTCGGCGCGGCCGCGATAGACCACGCCCTTGGTGTCGCACAGCACGACGTTTTCATGCCGGACGCCCAATTTGACGAACAGGTCGGCGCAGGCGTGGCCGGCGGCCCCGGCGCCGTTGACGACCACTTTCACGTCTTCCAGGCGGCGGCCGGTCAATTCGCAGGCGTTGATCAGGGCGGCGGCGCTGATGATCGCGGTGCCGTGCTGGTCGTCGTGAAAGACCGGGATATCCAGCATTCCCTTGAGTTTTTCCTCGATGTAGAAGCAGTCGGGCGCCTTGATGTCCTCGAGGTTGATGCCGCCGAACGTCGGTTCGAGCAGGCGCACGGTGTTGATCACGTCGTCGGGATTTTTCGAGTTGATTTCAATGTCGAAAACGTCGATGTCGGCGAAGCGTTTGAACAGGACGCCTTTGCCTTCCATCACCGGTTTGGCGGCATATGGCCCGATATTGCCCAGGCCCAGAACGGCGGTGCCGTTGCTGACCACGGCGACCAGGTTGCCGCGCGTGGTGTACTTGTAGACGTCGTCCGCGTTTTTCGCGATGTCGCGGCACGGTTCGGCGACGCCGGGCGTGTAAGCCAGGGAAAGTTGTTTGCCGGTGGAACAGGGTTTGCTGGAGACGACCTCGATTTTTCCGGGCCGTCCTTGCGCGTGATAATTCAGTGCGTCTTTCCGCGGATCGCTCATGATTTTCCCCTTAATGATCAGTCGAAACATGCCGAATATTAAAGGTAGAAGCGTTTTCTTCCAAGGGCGGTTGTCCCGAGGATATTTTGGTATGCATTGGGGACCGGGCGAAGCGGACAGTCGTTCTTGCGGCACCGGCACACGCAAGGAGGCGCAACATGCCGAACGTCGTCAAATTGACCCCCGCGGTGGAGCGCGAAGACTCGTTGGAACGGATTTATCGCCGGCAGCGGCGGCAGTTGCGGGAACTGGGGTTGATCGTGCCCCCGGAAAACGAGCTGTTCACCCCCGATAGCCCGCTGGAAGCCAAGGTGGCCTTCTACGCCTGGCTGATCGGCAAGGCGACCGCCGCCTGATCCGCGACCGCGAAGAAAAACCGGATATCCTCCGATCGGCCGCTCACCGCGCGCCGCGTCAAGATCCCGTGAAATATCCAACCAGGAATACGATGGTTTTCGATTCGTCGGGATCGATGGTCAGGTCGCTTGACGGAACACGGTCATGAACCCGCGCGGACTCGGGTTCAAGACCGTGGCACCCAAGTTCTTCCCGGAATACCAGACCGCGAACGAGGGTCACGAATTAGAAAACAACAATTGTTTTTCCATTCGCGTTCATTCGCGTTTATTCGCGGTTCCAATCCTGTCTTTTTCCGACGAAACCACCTTATTGTGCCACATCTTTATTCCGCGAAACGCGGTAGAAAGGCGTGCTTTTTAACCGCGAATGAACGCGAATAAGACTGAATTGGCGGATAACTTTTCACCACACCTTCAACCTCGTTCCTCGGTTGAAAGTGTGGCACCTCGGGAGTCGTCAATCACCGCGAACGAGGATCACGAGTCGAAGAAAATGGCTTTACCCTTCGGGCTCTTTCGCGGTTCCATTCCTTGACTATGCTCCGGGCATGGCCGAAATTGAACCGGCAACCTAGCGGAGTCGATGATGAAACGCCTGACGAGCGCGGCGCTTTCGGTTTTAATTCTACTGCTGTTGTCCGGGCCGGCGGCGGCCTGGACGACCCTCGTGCTGTCCGACGGCCGGACCGTCACGCTGGACCAGCCGCCCTTTTTCGACGGCGGCGCCTTTCGGTTGCCCGCCGGCGCCCGACTACCGCGCGAACGCGTCGCGGAAATCCGCTTCGAAAAGGAAGTTCAGGCGACGCCGGACACCTGGCGGTACGACGCGGCGCGCTACGAGGCGTTGTTCGCCAAGGGCCGCGAGCTGGCGCGGCAATATCCCAACCGCGACGGCGTGATTCTGGAAGACCTGGGCGCCTGGCGGCTCGAGGACGACGGAACCCAGCGGTACAGCTATCGTTTCGCGGCGCTGATTCTCAAGGACGGCGCGAAGCGCTGGGGACAGGTCGGCGTCGGGGTCGATCCCGACCGCAATCGGCTGGACGGGCCGTTCGGGGTCGTAGTGCACCCGGACGGATCGTACCGGGTGGCCGGCGACAGCGCCCGCAGTTCCGTTTCGCCCTACCAGGGCGACGTTTTCTTCAACCGCTACAATGTCACGCGGCTGGCGATCCCCGACGTGCGCGTCGGCGACATCGTCGAATACCAGTACACACTCACCGATTTCCGCCCGCCGCGGCCCGACTTCTTCTTTCCCCAGTTCGTGTTTCAAACGACCGTGCCGCTGGCGCGTTCCCGGATGGAAGTGCGCGTGCCGGCCGGCCGGCAACTCAACTGGCGGATTAAAAATTTCCCCGCCGGCCGCGCCGAACCCGAGCGGGCGCGCGACGCCGACGGCGGCGACCTGTACCACTGGGAACTGACCGACGTCGCCCCCTTCGACGCCGAGCCGTTCATGCCCAACTTCGGCGAGATCGCGCCGTCGCTGCGCGCCACGACGCTGACCGATTGGGGGCCGATCTTCGATTACCTGACCGAGTTCTATCGTTCCCGCCTGGTGGTGACGCCCCCGGTGGAAGCCGCCGTGGCGGCGGCGGTCGGCGACGCGAAAACCTTGCCGGAAAAGATCGACCGTCTGTACCGCTTCGTGCAGCGGCGGATCCGCTACATTTCGATCAAGACCGACATCGGCACCGGCTACACCGGCCACGCGGCCGAGGTCACCCTGGCCAACGGCTACGGCGATTGCACCGACAAGGCGCTGCTGCTGGCGACGATGCTCCGGGTGATCGGCGTCGAGTCGCACCCGATCGCGCTGCACACCTTCGGCGGCCGCCGCGACCTCTACGACCTGCCGAATCTGGGCGGCAACCACGCGATCAACGTGCTGTTCCTGGACGGCAAGAAGGTGTTCCTCGACGCCACGGCCGAAACGTTCCGCTACCCGGATTTCCGGCCCGACGATTACGGCCGCCCCTACCTCGACGCCCTCGGCCGCGAAATCGGCACCATCACGCCGCCGCCGGCCGGCGCCGACCGCTTCCGGCAGGAATGGACCTTGCGGTTCGACGAAACCGGCGGCGCGCGCGGCACCCGCGTCAGCCTGCCGACCGGAGCGCTCGAAGCGATGAACCGGGGACGGCTGGAGGGCCTGGACCCGAAGCAGCGGCGGCAGGAATTGCGGGCGCAGGCGCTGCAATTCGGCAGCGGCGGCCAGCTCATCGATTTCCGGGACGACCACGTTGACGACCTGGACAAGCCGCTGCGGACCGAGGTCGAGTTTCAGGCGCGATCGCTGGCCAAGACGGTCGGCGGCGTCTGGGTGATCGACCTGCCGCTGCCCGAACGCTTCAGCGCCATCAACCTGGAAACCCGGGCGACGGACCTGCTGACGCCGTTCGTCTACACCGAGGATTACGAATTCCGGGTCGTTTTGCCGCCGCGCTGGGAAGCCGTCGACCTGCCGCCGCCGCTCGCGGCGTCCGACGCGTACACCGATTTTTCCGGCCGCTATGAAAAAACGCCGGACGGCTTCATTTTGCATTGCACGCTGACGCGGAAAAGCGCCGCCGTTCCGGCGGCGGATTACGAAACTTACCGCGAAACCCTGATCCGGGTGGAAACCTTCTTCGGCCGCCGGGTCTTCGCGCGGGAGGTCCAACCATGAGCTACCGCGCCCGCCTGCTTTTGCTGCTGTGTCTGTTCCTGGCCGCCTGCGCGACGGTGCCGCCGCGCCCCGATCCCGCCTGCCCGGACAACCTGGTGCGGCTCGACGGCGAGGAATTGCCCGGGCGGCTCGCCGGCATCGCCGACGGGCAAATCCGCTTCGTCACCCTCAATGGCGAACTGAAAACCTACGCAGCCGCGCAGGTCGCCCGCATCGACCTGGGCCACCGCCTGGGCGACCCGCGCCTGAACCGGCTGACGGATCTCGATCCGGAAATCCGGGCGCTGATCGCCGACGCCGCCGCCAACCCGTTCAGCCGCGATTATACGCACGCCGTGCTGCTGCTCGAACAGCGGCGGACATTGACCCGCGACGGGCAGATGCTCGGCACGTACCGCGAGCTGGTGCAGATTCTGCAAAACGCCGGCCTCGACGAGGCCAACGCCACGTTTTCGTACGACAGCCGGCGCGACGAGGCGCGGGTCGATTTCGGCTACGCCATCGCGCCCGACGGCAAGATCAGCATTCTCTCCAGCGGCGCGGTGCGCGACACCAGCCTCGGCGACGGGCGGCCGGACGGCAGCAGCCGGCGCCAGTTGCAGATCGCCCTGCCCGACGCGGAGGTCGGCGGCTTCGTCTATTACCAGTTCTCGTTCCGGAAGAAACTCGATCCGCTTTACACCTTCGCGCACGGCGGCGGGCTGGCGTTTTCGTCCCCGGTCGGCGTGGCGCGCACGATCGTACGCGTGCCCAAGGACACCGCGCTCAATATCGTCGAACGGCACCTCGCGCCGGAAGTCGTCAAAACTGACACCGTCGAGGGCGACGAACGAGTCATCGTCTACGAGGCCCGTCGGCCGCCCGTCCGGCTGGACGAACCGCTGATGCCCAGTTGGAACGTCGTCGCGCCGTATTACCTGGTCGCCGTCGCGCAGCCGTGGTGGGCCCTGGCCGAGGCGTATGCTGCCGGTTGGAACGAGCGCTTGCAACCCGACGCGGCCGTGACCGCCAAGGCGCGGGAACTGACCGCCGGCCGGGCGCCTCGCGAAGCCGCCGCGGCGCTTTACCGCTTCGTGCTGCGCGACATCCGCGACAACGGCACCGCCATGTGGAACCGCGATCCGCTGCCCAAACCGCCCGCGCAGACGCTGGTCGAGGCCCTCGGCAACCGGATCGACCGCGCCGCGCTCCTGGTGCAACTGGCGCAGGCCGCCGGGTTGGACGCCGAGTTGATCCTGACCGAGAACTGGCGCGAACATCTGCCCTGGAGCGAGGCGCCGCTGCTGCGGAACCTGTCCCAGCCGCTGGTCTGGTTCTGTTTCGCCGACGGCGTGGCGTGGTGCTCGCTCGACGACGAGGATCGTGTTTTCGGTTCGCTGCCCGATACGCTCGCCGGCTCGTTCTACCTGGCGCCGGCGACCTGCGAAACCGGCGTGACGCCGGCCAACGACGAAGCCGCCAACCGCGCCACGTTGCGGTACGACATCTATCTCGACACCGGCGGCGGGGCGCGCGTGGTTGAGCATCACGAATGGACCGGCAACTTCGCCGTGCCCTGGCGCGACGCCCGTCAGCTCAACGACAAGCAACTGCGCGACCGGATGCAAAACGAGATTCGCGACATCGCCCCGCGGATGAAACTGGAATCGTTTCAACTCAGCGGCCTGAACGACCTGACCGACCCGGTCATGCTCGACCGCGTTTCCACCTGCCCGCTCCTGACCGTCAGCGGCGGCGGCCGTTACCAACTGCTGCGGCTGTTTCACCTGAGTTACGGCGAGCTGCCGCAGGTCGAACCGCAACGGCAATATCCGCTGGAAACCAACCGGCGCTACATCGAGCGGCACCTATACCGCTTCCATCTGTCGGCAGGCATGACGGTGCGCGACTTGCCGGCGCCGGTGAAGATCGCGAATCGGTGGAGCGCCTACGAGGGCCGCTGGACGCGGGACGGCGACGGGTTGACCTTCGCGTCGGAGACCCGGTTCTTCGGCCTGGAATTGCCGCCGGAGGAATTTTCGGGGTACGAGGATTTTCTGCGGGCGCGCCGGGAACTGGCGGAAATTCCGTTGCTGTTGGAAAAGGCCGCGCCCGAGCCGGCCGCGGCTCAGGGCCGCAAAAAGCGGTAATCGGCGAGGGGAATCCAGCCCTCGAGGCCGGTCGGAATGGCGACACGCGCGTAACGGTCGCGATCCTCGATGATCCGCAGCGCGAGGCCCGCGTGAATTTTAAACGCCTCGGGCGCGTCCTCGGCCGGCGCCGTGCGCACCACCGTCTCGGCGGCCGTCACGATCCCCTGGCGCCGCCCGTACTGCTCGTGCAGCCGGTAGCCTGCCAGCGGTCCGAAAATCGCCAGCGCGGTCAGCGCGCCGATGCCCAAAACCAACAACCAGCCGCGGCGTTGCCGCCAAGGCCCCCACAGCATGGCCGTCAGACCCAGGAGCAGCCAGGCCAGCGCCGCCACGCCCAGCGCCTCGCCCGGCGTGAACCAGCCGGCGACCGCCTCGGCGGCGCGGACCACCCAGACCTGTTCGGGTTGCGGCAACTCGTCGCGCAAGGTGGCCTGGGCGTAGCGCAGGTTGAACCGCAGATCGCCGTCGCGCGGCGCGAGGCGTAAGCCCATGCGGTAGGCCCACACCGCGACGCCGGTCTCACCGACCCGGAACGCGGCGTTGCCGAGGTTGAGGTACAAATCGGGATCGTCGCCGCCCGCGTCCACCGCCGCCTGATAGGACGCCAGCGCCTGCGCGTAATCTTTTTGTTCGTAGAAACGGTTGCCGGCGTTGTAGTGATCGGTCACCGGATCGGCGATCGCCGCGCCCGTCGCCGCCAGGCAAATCAACAACGCCAGCGCCGCCGCCCGTTTCATGATTCCAGCTCCTCGCCGAGCCGTTCCAGCAGCCGGCGCGCCTTATCCAGCGCTGCTTGCCGGGTGCCCGCGTCCGTCGCCAGGCCCCCGAACCGCACCGCGTCGGCCTCGCGCCACAGTTGATCGAGCCATTCAAGCGGTTCGGGCGGCGCGCCCTTGGCGCGCAACGACGAGAGCAGCGCCGCGCGATCCAGCCCCGGCGCCGCCGCGTCAAGCTTGTCGGCGACAAAGCCGATCACGGCCCGGTGCAACTCGGCGTGGAAGCGCGTCGGATCGGCGTCGGCCATCAGTTCCTGGGCCGCCTTGAGCCGCGCCTTGGCTTCTTTCATCGCCCGGCGGCTGCGATAGGTGCGCCGGTCGGCCCGCAACCGGCCGCGGCGGATCTGCCCGCCGATGACCGCCAGGACCAGCAGCGGCCAGAGCGCCAGGAGGCCCCAGACGACCGGC carries:
- a CDS encoding NADP-dependent malic enzyme, translating into MSDPRKDALNYHAQGRPGKIEVVSSKPCSTGKQLSLAYTPGVAEPCRDIAKNADDVYKYTTRGNLVAVVSNGTAVLGLGNIGPYAAKPVMEGKGVLFKRFADIDVFDIEINSKNPDDVINTVRLLEPTFGGINLEDIKAPDCFYIEEKLKGMLDIPVFHDDQHGTAIISAAALINACELTGRRLEDVKVVVNGAGAAGHACADLFVKLGVRHENVVLCDTKGVVYRGRAENMNPYKEKWAADTTARTLTEALVGADVFLGVSVGGALKPDMLRSMAKDPIIFAMANPDPEIMPDVAREARPDAIIATGRSDFPNQVNNVLGFPFIFRGALDVRARAINDEMKIAAAKALAALARQDVPESVAKAYEGRHFSFGRDYIIPKPFDPRVLLWVAPAVAKAAIETGVARVKDFHCEQYRDRLERLLGPAHWIMRNIVNIAKGERKRIVFPEGDDLNILRAAHLIVEEGIATPVLLGDEAVIRREAKKLRVNLEGCELIDPARSPNFEKYVQTLYAMRQRKGMTEIEARHWLRKDTMYVGALMVRLGEADGLIGGAARRYPDAIRPVLQTMGKRSDACVVAGAFMMLFKNRVVFLADCAVNDNPSAAELACIASMTADLASFFGVKPRVAMLSYSNFGTVRDEPLPLKMIEATRLVRELRPDLEVDGEMQADLAVNYERLQQHWSFSCMTREANVLIFPGLMSGNAAYKLLRELGGAAAIGPLLIGINGAFNVLQRSSDPETILDLTAVTVCQAGGRKNLGVVKD
- a CDS encoding tetratricopeptide repeat protein is translated as MKRAAALALLICLAATGAAIADPVTDHYNAGNRFYEQKDYAQALASYQAAVDAGGDDPDLYLNLGNAAFRVGETGVAVWAYRMGLRLAPRDGDLRFNLRYAQATLRDELPQPEQVWVVRAAEAVAGWFTPGEALGVAALAWLLLGLTAMLWGPWRQRRGWLLVLGIGALTALAIFGPLAGYRLHEQYGRRQGIVTAAETVVRTAPAEDAPEAFKIHAGLALRIIEDRDRYARVAIPTGLEGWIPLADYRFLRP
- a CDS encoding DUF3857 domain-containing protein — encoded protein: MSYRARLLLLLCLFLAACATVPPRPDPACPDNLVRLDGEELPGRLAGIADGQIRFVTLNGELKTYAAAQVARIDLGHRLGDPRLNRLTDLDPEIRALIADAAANPFSRDYTHAVLLLEQRRTLTRDGQMLGTYRELVQILQNAGLDEANATFSYDSRRDEARVDFGYAIAPDGKISILSSGAVRDTSLGDGRPDGSSRRQLQIALPDAEVGGFVYYQFSFRKKLDPLYTFAHGGGLAFSSPVGVARTIVRVPKDTALNIVERHLAPEVVKTDTVEGDERVIVYEARRPPVRLDEPLMPSWNVVAPYYLVAVAQPWWALAEAYAAGWNERLQPDAAVTAKARELTAGRAPREAAAALYRFVLRDIRDNGTAMWNRDPLPKPPAQTLVEALGNRIDRAALLVQLAQAAGLDAELILTENWREHLPWSEAPLLRNLSQPLVWFCFADGVAWCSLDDEDRVFGSLPDTLAGSFYLAPATCETGVTPANDEAANRATLRYDIYLDTGGGARVVEHHEWTGNFAVPWRDARQLNDKQLRDRMQNEIRDIAPRMKLESFQLSGLNDLTDPVMLDRVSTCPLLTVSGGGRYQLLRLFHLSYGELPQVEPQRQYPLETNRRYIERHLYRFHLSAGMTVRDLPAPVKIANRWSAYEGRWTRDGDGLTFASETRFFGLELPPEEFSGYEDFLRARRELAEIPLLLEKAAPEPAAAQGRKKR
- a CDS encoding DUF3857 and transglutaminase domain-containing protein; this encodes MKRLTSAALSVLILLLLSGPAAAWTTLVLSDGRTVTLDQPPFFDGGAFRLPAGARLPRERVAEIRFEKEVQATPDTWRYDAARYEALFAKGRELARQYPNRDGVILEDLGAWRLEDDGTQRYSYRFAALILKDGAKRWGQVGVGVDPDRNRLDGPFGVVVHPDGSYRVAGDSARSSVSPYQGDVFFNRYNVTRLAIPDVRVGDIVEYQYTLTDFRPPRPDFFFPQFVFQTTVPLARSRMEVRVPAGRQLNWRIKNFPAGRAEPERARDADGGDLYHWELTDVAPFDAEPFMPNFGEIAPSLRATTLTDWGPIFDYLTEFYRSRLVVTPPVEAAVAAAVGDAKTLPEKIDRLYRFVQRRIRYISIKTDIGTGYTGHAAEVTLANGYGDCTDKALLLATMLRVIGVESHPIALHTFGGRRDLYDLPNLGGNHAINVLFLDGKKVFLDATAETFRYPDFRPDDYGRPYLDALGREIGTITPPPAGADRFRQEWTLRFDETGGARGTRVSLPTGALEAMNRGRLEGLDPKQRRQELRAQALQFGSGGQLIDFRDDHVDDLDKPLRTEVEFQARSLAKTVGGVWVIDLPLPERFSAINLETRATDLLTPFVYTEDYEFRVVLPPRWEAVDLPPPLAASDAYTDFSGRYEKTPDGFILHCTLTRKSAAVPAADYETYRETLIRVETFFGRRVFAREVQP